In the Wyeomyia smithii strain HCP4-BCI-WySm-NY-G18 chromosome 2, ASM2978416v1, whole genome shotgun sequence genome, one interval contains:
- the LOC129721043 gene encoding RNA polymerase-associated protein Rtf1, with amino-acid sequence MVKRKTQPLIDSDSSSDSGSDSDLDSELLTLAKKKKTSRLPSHSPGKSSGSDSDDDSEPDAAAQRKKRNAKPTSSSESEAEDDKVDSEPDEEEENGKQPAVVRSAQKQSKDDDEEAEKSELEEGQLTSDDESGSGSGDDSDDESGSSSSSGDSEFDDGYDDNLMGDEADRARLNALSEKERETEIFKRIERRDVMKTRWEIERKLKLAKKAERAKDKESQPPKKKRKKDRKKKLAQQKALEERKKKKLPSPEPEVVAAAPPQLPVQQVISEPEPGEESPISSPDKSKESEYASGASDYFDPKERSKERKKNVEANRTDDKRSNAMAMLKAKREGKAKREEEEAKREAQRKAETEDKDELEDVPGGKSSQKLKASDIYSDDSGSSSEDEKKTGASAPAGQRSRSGSSSGSASDSRSSSDSETEGGEVKGDKKSTSSSGSSSKKPVAISTRDELNKLRISRHKIERFINLPMFDQVVLNCFVRINIGNNNGRPVYRVAEIVGVVETAKIYQLGKGRTNKGFRLRHGSQERVFRLEFISNQDFTDSEYQKWLSVCEATGTALPNVDMIDKKQREIKDAVTYEFKDADIDKIIEEKNRFRPHPTNYAMKKTLLMKERDAAQLRGEDELARDLNIQIQELEERASSLDKRRSSSISLISYINDRNRKRNVEDAERAIMEEVRASRGVKIEDPFTRRQTQPRMSFKASDKRDELPTMQMPAPPPPGQKKKIDEKKASSSSDNNLYSLHDFEIDLDVPLPIGSVNVLPKPVEKPVKETGPKRSLNLEDYKKKRGLI; translated from the exons ATGGTGAAGAGGAAAACTCAACCACTTATCGATTCGGACAGCAGTAGCGATTCCGGATCTGATTCCGATCTGGATTCT GAACTGCTGACATTGGCCAAAAAGAAAAAGACTTCCCGTCTGCCGTCTCACTCTCCGGGGAAGTCCTCTGGGTCGGATTCGGACGATGATTCTGAACCGGATGCTGCCGCGCAGCGGAaaaaacgtaacgcgaaaccaACTTCCTCTTCGGAGTCTGAAGCAGAGGATGATAAGGTGGATTCAGAACCGGATGAAGAAGAAGAGAATGGTAAACAACCTGCCGTTGTTAGGAGCGCCCAAAAACAGAGTAAAGATGACGATGAGGAGGCAGAGAAATCCGAACTTGAAGAGGGCCAgcttacctctgacgatgaatCCGGATCTGGTTCTGGTGACGATAGTGATGATGAAAGTggaagtagcagcagcagtggagaTTCTGAATTTGATGACGGGTATGATGATAATCTGATGGGTGACGAGGCAGATCGTGCCAGACTGAACGCTCTTTCTGAAAAAGAACGAGAAACAGAAATCTTTAAACGTATCGAGCGACGTGATGTGATGAAAACTCGCTGGGAGATTGAACGAAAATTGAAGTTGGCCAAAAAAGCGGAGCGTGCAAAAGACAAGGAATCACAGCCACCAAAAAAGAAGCGAAAGAAGGATCGCAAGAAGAAGCTGGCACAACAGAAAGCGCTggaagaaagaaagaagaaaaagctGCCATCTCCTGAACCTGAAGTGGTAGCTGCTGCTCCTCCACAACTGCCGGTACAGCAGGTTATTTCTGAACCTGAACCAGGCGAGGAAAGTCCTATTTCTTCCCCAGATAAATCTAAGGAGTCTGAGTATGCTTCCGGAGCGTCCGATTACTTCGATCCAAAGGAACGCTCCAAGGAGCGCAAAAAGAACGTCGAAGCTAATCGTACCGACGATAAACGAAGCAATGCCATGGCGATGCTTAAGGCAAAACGTGAAGGCAAAGCTAAGCGAGAAGAAGAAGAGGCAAAGAGGGAAGCTCAGCGTAAGGCGGAAACGGAAGATAAAGACGAACTAGAAGATGTTCCTGGCGGCAAATCGTCGCAAAAATTAAAAGCCTCTGACATCTATTCAGACGATTCCGGCAGTTCAAGTGAAGACGAAAAGAagactggagctagcgcaccagcTGGTCAACGCTCACGTTCTGGCTCAAGCAGTGGAAGTGCCAGTGACAGTCGGTCTTCCTCAGATAGTGAAACCGAAGGTGGTGAGGTGAAGGGAGATAAGAAGAGTACTTCCAGTTCCGGTTCATCAAGCAAGAAACCGGTTGCCATCAGCACACGAGATGAACTGAACAAACTTAGAATTTCGCGGCATAAAATCGAACGTTTCATCAATCTACCGATGTTTGATCAGGTTGTGCTGAACTGTTTCGTGAGAATTAACATCGGTAATAATAATGGAAGGCCGGTTTACCGGGTGGCGGAAATCGTTGGAGTCGTCGAGACGGCCAAAATTTATCAGCTCGGTAAGGGGCGTACGAATAAGGGCTTTCGCTTGAGGCATGGTAGCCAAGAGCGTGTCTTCCGGTTGGAATTCATCTCTAACCAGGACTTTACGGACAGCGAGTATCAGAAGTGGCTTAGCGTGTGTGAAGCCACTGGCACGGCGCTTCCCAACGTGGACATGATTGATAAGAAGCAGCGGGAGATCAAGGATGCGGTAACCTACGAGTTTAAGGATGCCGATATCGATAAAATTATCGAGGAGAAAAATAGATTCCGTCCGCATCCTACCAATTATGCCATGAAGAAGACACTGCTGATGAAG GAACGCGATGCGGCACAGTTGCGCGGCGAAGACGAGCTGGCGCGGGACTTGAACATACAAATTCAGGAACTAGAAGAGCGGGCCAGCTCACTGGACAAGCGGCGCAGCAGCAGTATTAGTTTAATTTCTTATATCAACGATCGAAATCGCAAGCGCAATGTGGAGGATGCCGAAAGGGCAATCATGGAAGAGGTGCGTGCTTCTCGTGGTGTCAAGATAGAAGATCCGTTTACGCGTCGTCAAACGCAGCCACGGATGTCATTCAAAGCTTCCGATAAACGAGATGAATTGCCGACCATGCAGATGCCGGCACCTCCGCCACCTGGCCAGAAAAagaaaatcgacgaaaagaagGCTTCGTCTAGTTCCGACAACAACCTGTACTCATTGCATGATTTTGAAATTGACTTGGATGTTCCTTTGCCGA TTGGCTCAGTGAATGTTCTTCCGAAGCCTGTGGAAAAGCCTGTCAAGGAGACTGGCCCAAAACGTTCACTCAATCTGGAGGACTATAAGAAAAAGCGGGGCTTAATCTAG